One segment of Coffea arabica cultivar ET-39 chromosome 7c, Coffea Arabica ET-39 HiFi, whole genome shotgun sequence DNA contains the following:
- the LOC113698485 gene encoding BURP domain-containing protein BNM2A: MAFSGFGSIRFLLFLALLVLQYFCCISSREIVRQSPFNKVQNHQSYADHTDGHGDHLRMLKMKQDVDAKDPELQIFFTINDLKVGRRMPIYFSIKDPSRSPPLLSREEADSIPFSSSQLPKLLKLFSFSDDSPQAKAIEDTLHHCEYKPIKGESKFCATSLESLLDSTRAIFGPKVQFKVLTTNHLTNFTASQLKNYTILEIPKEISARRIVGCHPLPYPYAVFYCHSQESDNKLFKVSLMGDDGGRVEAIAMCHMDTSQWNPDHVAFLVLKTEPGKSSVCHFFPADNLVWIPSPSLSN; the protein is encoded by the exons ATGGCTTTCTCTGGATTTGGCTCTATCAGATTCCTCCTATTTCTTGCACTTCTTGTCTTACAG TATTTTTGCTGTATTAGCTCCAGGGAGATTGTTAGACAGAGCCCTTTCAACAAAGTACAAAATCATCAGAGCTATGCAGATCATACAGACGGTCATGGTGACCATCTGAGGATGCTAAAAATGAAACAAGATGTGGATGCTAAGGATCCTGAATTGCAAATCTTTTTCACTATCAATGATCTCAAAGTTGGGAGAAGAATGCCAATCTATTTCTCCATCAAAGACCCATCCAGGTCTCCACCTCTTCTTTCCAGGGAAGAAGCTGATTCAATTCCTTTCTCATCTTCTCAACTTCCCAAGCTTCTCAAACTATTCTCCTTCTCTGATGACTCCCCACAAGCAAAAGCAATAGAAGACACGCTTCACCATTGCGAATACAAGCCCATTAAAGGAGAATCTAAGTTCTGTGCAACCTCATTGGAGTCCTTGCTTGATTCCACCCGTGCCATCTTTGGACCAAAAGTTCAGTTCAAAGTTCTAACTACAAATCATCTTACCAATTTTACGGCTTCCCAATTGAAAAACTACACAATTCTTGAAATTCCCAAAGAAATCTCGGCTCGTAGAATTGTGGGATGCCATCCTTTGCCTTATCCTTATGCTGTTTTCTACTGCCACAGCCAAGAGAGTGATAATAAGTTGTTTAAGGTTTCTTTAATGGGCGATGATGGTGGAAGAGTCGAAGCTATCGCGATGTGTCACATGGATACCTCGCAGTGGAACCCTGACCATGTTGCGTTTCTGGTGCTGAAAACTGAGCCTGGAAAATCGTCAGTTTGCCATTTCTTTCCAGCAGATAATCTTGTTTGGATCCCATCACCGTCTCTATCCAATTGA